In the Telopea speciosissima isolate NSW1024214 ecotype Mountain lineage chromosome 6, Tspe_v1, whole genome shotgun sequence genome, AAAAGACTGGTACTGGTTAAAccttttatttgtaattagTGAAGCAATATTATTCATAATTTAGAGAATTAAGTTGATGTGTCTGTCAAGATGTTGTCTGTAAAATCTGAGATCAAGTTGAATGGTTCAGATGCACTTCATTAAATCAATGGAAAGTTTGACAAGTCTGCtatcaaatcaaaattttttttttttttttttttttggcttaagagggaacaaaaaaacatgaaaaagaaacaTGTTTTTAAGAAGTAGAATGTTAAAAACCATTGTAAATGCAGATAGAAGTAGTGTTAGTGAgatgaaaaaaaagggggaaattaAAAGGTGATGAGATGGATTAGAGTCTACTGAAATGGTTCAATTGTTTAGAATAAAGATCATAATTAAgtaaaagtttttcttcacaaTGGGTGATGAGAATCTAGTCATTGAAGTGTCATAATTATTTCCTCCGCCCCTGCACTATTCTATGATGGGCTCTTAGATTAAGAGATTCACTCGTCAtaatgggtgaaggaaaactcagtcctttTAGTTGAACCTTACTTGCGGGGTTTATATTGTTGGTGTGAACAAGAAATCTTAAATCTCGAAAAATTACCAAATGTTGGTATCAACTGCATTTGGTATCAATTGCATTGTGTTGTCTCCAATCTTGAAATACAGTTTTGGAGTGTAATGCCAGTCCTATCCATTGATGATCATTTAAGGTACCAACATTTTTGATGGGTTGAAGAAAAAAGCTGCAACCTAAAATGTAGTAAGATTTTCAATCAACCATAATGTAAAGCATATAGAATCTACAAAGCCATAATTAAAGATGAATTAGTTtgactgtgagagagagagagagagaaagagagagagagagagagagagagagttttttgTAGGTTAGGTAATCAAATAAGTTAGCTAGGTATCTAACGCACTATAGATCACAGGTCCACACGAAAAATAGGTCCCATATAGTAGTGCCTCAAAACAACCTGAGTCCTAGTAGTCTTTATCTTCCACTATTATAGGCTATAATAAAGTGAAAAATTGAAGCTTTTTTATTTCACTAATAAAGAAGTTGAAGCTTCATTAATCCACAGATTTCAAACCAAATGGAATTAAAGAATAGAGGTAAtggaagcaaaaaggaggaaagaaagaaaaaggatataCAAAGGAAACATGAAACAACTCTCTAAAACCTACCAAAACTCCATTAAACTACAAACATTTATAAtcaaaattaagagaaaataataactaCCCTGATCATCACTTTCCTCTAAATCTTTATAGCTAATGCAGCTCATGTTCCCTCTTCAATTACAAAcaagtaaatatatatataaaagggtAAGTTCACAAACAAAGCTTATTAATTTGGCTAAAATCTATGGAGACAAACAGATACATTGTGTATTGCATGTGCATTGCACGTGTATACCCCACCATTGATACTAAGACCCAAATTTGAAAGCAATTTCTTCTTAATAAGTGCAAAGAAGACACACAAAGCAACACTATTAGATGCTCTCTTCACTCCTAAGCTTACCATTGGTGCTGTTAATGGTGATAGTGCCtaatacttaaaaaaatttaaaaaccaaaatattggatctctgtttctatttaaattacttttttttttttttttttttgatcttttaaaatctgtccagccttgGAGTACTAGAGATAGAGAAAACCTCAAAAATTTTAAGTTGGTAGCAGCACCAACGGACGTGAAAGCTTGGCATGGAAAAAGGCATGCAACACACACTCCCTGGCTTGTTGTTTTGTGTTCTCTtactctgtttttctttctttctttctttctctgtgAAATGATTATGAGTGTAATCCACCTTGGAATCCTCGATATTATGATAAAAATTAAGAGTTGTTCTTGTTTCCTGTTATCTCCCTACAGTATCTCTCTTGGTACAAGACAGAAACCTATAATACATTTCTGCATGAAAACCATGATTATGAGAATTAATGGCTGGAACTAATCCTGTTTCTTGAACAGAGTAAAGGGTAtctcttaatttaattaaagaATTTGTGGTAGCTAACTACATTAATTTAAAGGGTATGTTTGGATATTAtatgttttaccaaacaccgacggctctccttctcctcctcctcccccctttttttttacagCATCAATTAAGAGAGTGAGAAAGGGAGAgataattattttaaataagtTAGACTCCTAATGAGTTAATTACTATAATAGACAATTCTTAATTAGGAGATTTGAAGAGGGCTATGTAGATCTTTTGTAGATGCTTTTTATATTTGAAAACAACATTGGACGGTTGTTGCTTTACTTCCCTAATCGAATATCacataaaaaattacaataaataGTTACCATCAATCCAATCATGTGCTACACTTAATATGATTAAGAACATATCATTTGCTATAAATGCTCCTAACCCCACGTCACACCCAATTCCTGTAATCATATTTATTTGATCCTCTTTAATGAgatctttttattatttaatcatTGTCTTTACTTACATGGGTTTCTAaaagagggttttttttaagGATAATTTTTTGCTAAATCccagagggagggagggagaagaaattaaagaagagttTTATGGACTTAGAACATCTTCTTCATGATCAGGGTTGTACTCTTTCACATATTCTCTGTTTCCATGAGAGCGGTTAGACCTCTGTAGGTGGACAAATCTTTACCCAACCAGCTACTGAAACCTGAATCCAAAACTGGAGGAGAAAGATCCAATTCTTATTCAATCTAGAATGTCTATTCTAGGTTCCATTTCTCATAGGATTTTGTCCAAGAATGCTTAAAAAGTATAGTTCTTATTGGATCCACCAATTCAAATTACAACAAACTTCAGTTTTAGTGATGGTACCTAAACATCTAAAACATAAGAAACTCCCACTTAgagaagggttttttttgtttacttcttCTAAGAATTGTCTCtaatgctctttttttttgttgtagtgtGTTGCAATCAGAAAGTTCCACTGTCCTTTGTAGTCCTATATCAGGAAATACATATATCTATTCTTAAATTGAAGCTTTTTTCAAACTGCTATCATTCATTGATCTTTTGAAGTCCCAATTGAATTATTATTGACTTCAAACATATAATTAATGCTTAAAACACAGAATAAAATCCTAATACTAAGTAACAGGGTGAATGTAGTATTTCACTTGgcatagaaaaaaaattgggaaatcaAGAAATGCAGGATTTTTGAAATCATTCATTCAAAAATCTTCCTTGAGAAAATTGATATTATGATGTATTAGTAATTATGAATCTGATACAAGAAGAAATCTCAATTCCAACTCctacagaaagaaaaaaaaagcgtATCCATTGCACGAGACTctcaccactgcggggtctttgagagggtcataatgtacgcaaccttacccttgctttcgtagagaggctgtttctagattCGAACCCGTACAACAAGAATTTAGTAACAATTGAGGGAATTCTTTTTACTAAAGAAGTACTACTTTTTTCTCAATGCAAAGCAAAACTCATTTAAAAGTTCttgtggaaaagaaaaaattggggGTAAGCTATGTATGCATACTCCTCTCCAGACCCTGTAGTAGTGGGAGCCTTGTCCACATTGggtatgtctttttttttttcttttgaaaaaagacaaaaaaaaaaaaaaagagatcatAATCCGATTTTGTCATTGTGCATTTCTCAAAAATAGATAAAACTGAGAAAGAACAATCCATCCTTTCAAAAGTGGTCAAGATCATCCCAGTTTTCAAGTGTCATTTTTTATACAAATTTGAAAACCATGACAAAATCCTAAATTTGGATGATTCACATTTAAAAGATTTTGCATACGAtaaattcaaatgataagaatTCATTTGACCTatgtattcttttttcttaatccAAATTTTAAATTGACTAGTTAGGGTAATTCTTTTCTTGTAAAGTCCAATgtaaattttctttattattttcatcTATATATCATAAATTCTTAACTCATCTCATGTAGATATCTcattgaaaccaaaaaaaaaaaaagttttaaaatagGTCATGCACATCATAAAATCATCTATCTCAAATCCTCAtatctttttcaaaatttcataTCTTTTTCATATATAGGTACACTGAGTTATCACCATCTAATACCGAtcatataaaacaaaaaataattttgactCCTACAAGAGAAGAAGACTTTTTGTTATTATACGTGGGAGGACAAATTTAGTATAGTGACAAACTCAGTGCAACCAATCGTAATTATCAGAATAAAACCCTTTCTAAAATATCAATCCATTACTGTCATTTAAAATCTCCTTCCATTAATGATCTTAATCAGATTGGCATCAAACACTTCATTAATTATTGTGATAGTAAACCATTATAGCCGATGAGAGCTCCCAAACCAAGATTGAAGTAGTAGGAAGTATGGGGTAAGATGTTGTTCTAGCGCTAACGAACCCTTGAATCCACAAGGttaagaaaccctaattccaatggagaagaagaaacgaaTTTGGACATAAACTTCAAGATGCTTTATTTAGTCCAAAACAACCCTTATATAAAAGGATCGGATTACAACAAAGAAGGAAAACGAAGTAAAACATGAAACAGAATAAAGTAGGAAAATAACATAGGAAATTAGTATCCCTAATCGCACACAATAATTCACAGGCCCGATATACCCCTTAAACCTGCAAATATGCCTCCCAATCAAAGTGTCCCATGACTTGTCATTTGGACTGTTGAAGTGTTGTAGAGCATTGGTTGTCGTTTAGATATTGATCAATATTATGACTCCCGTAACTCCACCCAAGTTAAAAGTTATGGCCCTacaaaattaaactaaaaatcAGTATTTTCGGCCTGACCAAGTGGACTATTGCCGACCCAAAAATTCtttgaaatcttctttataTCAAAGATATCTCATTAAGACCAAcacacaaaaacacaaaaaagggtTGGTGGCATTAGCCAAACAAGATGGAAATAAGAACACCCCTGAAAGTTTTATAACAGTTATCCATGGAGTCAGGAGGGGCTTTTAGAGTTGGGGTCCTACAAAACCCATTCTTCCCACCACCAATACAGCAATTTAGTTCCTTTTGATGTTCAACTTCAACTTCCAGAAAAGCAGGTCTGTCTTCACTCTTCAAGTAACTAGGGTTGGCACTGGGCAATCCTTGATATCATGAAAAAGCCATATCCGGCTCCACCTGAAAATGTGTGCCTGTCTATTTTGGTTCTGGTTATTCCACTTGATAGTTGAGACAATTGTCTGCCCAGTTGAGGCTCAACTCCACCGCACTGGCAAACTCATCCAACCAGCTTGGGCCCGACCTTTTTCGTATAAATTCCATttttccacacacacacacacacagccctgctccccctcccccaccaaaaaaaaaaaaaaaaaaaaaaaaatccctcaaCCCTACTGTTTGGATTAAGTAATTCAATAGTGAATTATACTGTGGGCTAAGCAAGGTTTTTCTAGGGCATATCCAAAATGTTCCTAAGGACCAAGTTGAATCAGGTTGACAAACTCAATTTGTTATTCTTATTGGAAGAAAGGTCCCCACACACTACTTGTAGGAAGGTTATTTGATTCAATCTTTAGTTCTTGACCATTCATTAGAAATcacaagagaagaaagaagaagaagaagaataaacctctctctatctctacaATTCTTGCTAACATTACACATTGGTCATCTAGCTGAATCAAATTCGTCTGATTATAGGAAAGCTTGTCTTGATAGCCCAAATAGTACTTTTGCTTGTGCTTTTGTCTGTTTAGTGTGATAAGTTTCAAtccaatctgatttttttttatatggagaTATAAAGAGTAGTTGAAAATTGATTATTGGATATACGAAGGCAAAAGCACAATACATAGCCAATACATAAATATTTAGATATTGGTGTGCCTGTCTATTTTGGATCTTCTTTGCTGACACACACTTATACATATATGAGAGTGCGTGTGGGTGTggggttgtgtgtgtgtgtgggcaACAGATACCACAAAAGCCACACAATATATACATAAGCCAATTCCAGAGTGAAGGGGGGTAGTAGAGTGGAatagagagagtgtgtgtgtgtgtgtgtgagagagagagagagagagaggtagaggCAGAGGACAAGTGGGAGAAGAGCGGAGGCAGTGACTTTCATTAACTCCAAATGGGCTGCCTTGgctttttttcccctctcatCCTCAATCTGTCTCTGTTTATCTAGTCTTAAGGTCGGTCAATCGGTCTTTAAAACCAAGTGTCTCAAGTTGAATTTCGAATCTCTGCATAGAAACAGCCTGAGCCTATACAATGACAATCGATTGTGTTGCAAACGCATCGATGATGAGAGGTCCCTCGTCGCCgcaccagcagcagcagcaactacCGATGTCTCCACCTAGCGAAGCAGATAGAAAAGATGAGCACCTGCAACAGCCTCTAGTCTTTGATGCCGCAGTGCTTCGACAGCAGCCCAACATACCTAAACAGTTCGTATGGCCTGACGATGAGAAACCCAGTGCTGAGATACGAGAACTCCATGTTCCGGTCATCAACTTGGGTGGGTTTCTATCTGGAGACCCAGTTGCAGCCATGGAAGCATCAACACTTGTTGGGAAGGCCTGCGAGAAACATGGGTTCTTTCTTGTTGTTAACCATGGCGTCGATAAACGACTCATTGCGGATGCTCATAGCTACATGGACTTGTTCTTCGACATGCCACTCCATGGAAAACAGAGAGCTCAGAGGAAACCCGGCGAACACACTGGTTATGCCAGTAGCTTCACTGGGAGGTTCTCTTCTAAGCTTCCATGGAAAGAGACCCTCTCATTCCGCTACTCTGCTGACGTACCATCACCCACCAACATAGTTGAAGAATATTTCCTCAACTTTTTGGGTGAACGATTCCGACAATTTGGGTGAGGCAAAAAGACAAACACATAACCATTTTGATGATTTAATCCAAATcttgttcttcctttctttcttcaatcaagcttaaAGTGTG is a window encoding:
- the LOC122664449 gene encoding gibberellin 20 oxidase 1-D-like — protein: MTIDCVANASMMRGPSSPHQQQQQLPMSPPSEADRKDEHLQQPLVFDAAVLRQQPNIPKQFVWPDDEKPSAEIRELHVPVINLGGFLSGDPVAAMEASTLVGKACEKHGFFLVVNHGVDKRLIADAHSYMDLFFDMPLHGKQRAQRKPGEHTGYASSFTGRFSSKLPWKETLSFRYSADVPSPTNIVEEYFLNFLGERFRQFGRVYQEYCEAMNKLSLGIMELLGMSLGVGKIHFREFFEGNDSIMRLNYYPPCQKPHLTLGTGPHCDPTSLTILHQDQVGGLQVFVEEEWRCISPCSEAFVVNIGDTFMALSNGRYKSCLHRAVVNRERPRKSLAFFLCPQTEKVVRPPNGLVDKEHPRQYPDFTWSSLLEFTQKHYRADMKTLAVFSEWLQQEENK